Proteins from one Plodia interpunctella isolate USDA-ARS_2022_Savannah chromosome 3, ilPloInte3.2, whole genome shotgun sequence genomic window:
- the LOC128683835 gene encoding integrin alpha-PS5-like gives MKLVILLLLYDLRWLSAALIYHEGSIKEFGAEISDNSNSFGYSVTFTPDNKRLIVGAPKANDVGALFTCDIEIRNCTQISTNVDAPKDFHIWLGANVKAGTDFFATCAPRYYNKNNFGIFSRCYKYNTKNNAFIKLKEKHVWSKIFQDSMLTLGWSMDVDTNDNILVGGPAMYKGRAAVYIKQNSPLIIQYEKIPTNFGYSVLNRIYQNKKEILVSSTYGHHGFGMVLFRDFKTGAIMREIRGKQVGAMFGASLCAVSVGPGGQSVLLVGAPTYALQEMYNTGAVFVYKDIDTNIYREVLGNSNNGHFGYALANLGDLNGDKKDDIAISAPYEDENRGVVYIYSAAHLLDRDKAAPYLQRITSEKYHSFGLSLYALPDYDQNGCKELAIGAPQSNTTVLLRCLATVTVTVKELKPRGKLSITTGFASFMFESCLSFQYPKLPETINATFSVQVNIPNLKIEISETSKMNTITYRASVTSDKKEEYCQNLTVSTPLDAPYEPTMYYQISAILLDDPRDVETFSPSRVTTSDLSVLTVPGTAWLGECMNIAKCIPKLDMSVRLSIPTSSPYIVGSTDQETVRISVKSEGDPAYSTCIRVYLKRINLHSMPNSCVLPPAGGNETLLCRPIKLLRNKTTWDIDIKLDTKSIESDSDEGDKDFQIIAHLYDDCSANITNEKAELVPLKRDSAHVVGKGVIKHGGMINITRDEIETSSKQIQHTYIINNKGPTTWHTLRAIVTLQKEFFLDGISPISNPDYECTQHEDTDNEYVSNCEIFTLKGNQKQEIVLAIDILPKIFETLKNKQLKVTSHLKLFVDGAEKSASVVSTLRFYEIKVETWILVVAALFGVVIIMIAAFILYECGFLRRKKKQDLRELRKNVLRQSVRRSTVIQHNVKDNSERERLIKEEKSSTEEGPSTSNNAEVNEEFVKKEKEINNKADEIEIQVDDKDKKDQGAKSLDSVECFKTEIKKGKKNDPIANIIIGGLQKNIRRRDVQPDADNNL, from the exons ATGAAac tgGTCATTCTTCTTCTGCTGTATGATCTAAGATGGCTGTCGGCTGCCCTGATATACCATGAAGGGTCTATAAAAGAATTCGGTGCAGAAATCAGCGATAACTCCAACTCATTTGGTTATAGCGTCACTTTTACACCAGATAATAAaag ATTAATAGTAGGAGCACCAAAAGCCAACGACGTCGGTGCGTTGTTTACCTGTGACATAGAAATAAGAAACTGCACGCAAATCAGCACTAATGTTGATG cACCTAAAGATTTCCATATTTGGTTGGGGGCCAATGTGAAAGCCGGAACTGACTTTTTTGCG ACTTGCGCTCCTcgctattataataaaaataattttg GTATCTTCAGCCgctgttataaatataacacaaagaataatgcttttataaaattaaaagagaaACATGTGTGGTCAAAGATATTTC AAGACTCCATGCTAACTTTAGGATGGAGTATGGATGTCGACAccaatgataatattttggtCGGCGGCCCAGCTATGTATAAAG GTCGCGCTGCTGTATATATCAAGCAAAACAGTCCCCTGATAATACAATACGAAAAAATTCCGACAAATTTTG gttatagtgtattaaatagaatataccaaaacaaaaaagaaattttggtGTCTTCCACCTACGGCCATCATGGATTCGGAATG GTCTTATTTCGTGACTTCAAAACCGGTGCTATAATGAGGGAGATTCGAGGGAAGCAAGTTGGTGCGATGTTTGGTGCGTCCTTGTGTGCCGTCAGCGTAGGACCCGGTGGACAGTCAGTGTTGCTGGTTGGGGCTCCGACGTATGCACTCCAGGAAATGTACAACACTGGTGCTGTATTCGTTTACAAGGATATT gaCACTAACATCTACAGAGAAGTCTTGGGCAATAGTAATAATGGTCATTTTGGATATGCTTTAGCCAATCTTGGTGACCTCAACGGGGATAAGAAAGATG ATATAGCAATATCGGCTCCTTACGAAGACGAAAACCGTGGAGTCGTGTACATATACTCTGCGGCACACCTTCTGGATCGGGACAAAGCCGCCCCATATCTGCAAAGGATAACGAGTGAAAAATACCATTCGTTCGGACTTAGTCTCTACGCGCTCCCGGATTACGATCAAAATGGGTGCaaag AACTGGCGATTGGTGCGCCGCAGAGCAATACGACTGTGTTGTTGCGGTGTCTGGCCACCGTCACAGTCACCGTTAAGGAGTTGAAGCCGAGAGGC AAATTAAGTATTACAACTGGATTTGCATCGTTTATGTTTGAATCGTGTTTGTCTTTTCAATATCCCAAACTGCCGGAAACTATAAACGCAA CTTTTTCGGTGCAAGTAAACATACCAAACCTGAAAATCGAAATATCGGAAACGAGCAAGATGAACACTATCACTTACAGAGCCAGCGTAACGTCAGACAAAAAGGAGGAATATTGCCAAAATCTAACTGTTTCTACTCCACTT GACGCGCCATACGAACCAACAATGTATTACCAAATTTCCGCAATTCTTCTCGACGACCCGAGAGACGTGGAGACTTTCTCGCCGTCTCGCGTGACCACCAGCGACCTGAGCGTGCTGACCGTACCTGGCACCGCGTGGTTAGGAGAATGTATGAATATCGCGAAATGCATACCAAAATTGGATATGAGCGTTCGACTTTCTATACC AACAAGCTCGCCGTACATCGTCGGGTCTACTGATCAGGAAACCGTAAGGATATCCGTGAAAAGCGAGGGAGACCCGGCGTACAGCACATGCATTCGAGTGTACCTGAAAAGAATCAACCTACACAGTATGCCTAATTCGTGCGTGTTGCCACCTGCTGGAGGAAACGAGACACTATTATGCAGGCCAATTAAACTGCTgcgaaataaaacaacatgg GATATCGATATAAAACTGGACACTAAATCGATCGAGAGCGATTCAGATGAAGGGGACAAAGATTTTCAAATAATCGCGCACCTGTATGACGATTGCAGTGCCAATATTACCAATGAGAAGGCCGAGCTTGTGCCGCTAAAAAGAGATAGCGCACACGTGGTCGGTAAAGG agTTATAAAACATGGCGGTATGATTAACATCACAAGAGACGAAATAGAAACTTCTTCAAAACAAATTCAGCACACATATATT ataaataataaagggCCCACTACGTGGCACACGTTGAGAGCTATTGTAACACTTCAAAAAGAGTTCTTTCTTGACGGGATTTCT CCAATTTCTAACCCAGATTACGAATGTACGCAACACGAGGATACTGATAACGAGTATGTTAGcaattgtgaaatatttacattgaaaGGGAACCAGAAGCAAGAAATTGTTCTTGCGATTGATATATTGCCTAAAATATTTG aaactttaaaaaataaacagctaAAAGTAACATCGCACTTGAAACTGTTTGTTGATGGAGCTGAGAAATCTGCCAG TGTCGTCAGCACGCTCCGTTTCTACGAGATCAAAGTCGAAACGTGGATTCTTGTGGTGGCAGCCTTGTTCGGAGTGGTCATCATCATGATCGCAGCCTTCATATTGTACGAG tgtgGTTTCCTGAGAAGAAAGAAGAAGCAAGATTTAAGAGAGCTGAGAAAAAATGTCCTGAGGCAGAGTGTG aGACGTTCCACCGTTATACAACATAATGTGAAGGACAATTCAGAACGGGAGAGACTtattaaagaagaaaaatcttCAACCGAAGAAGGTCCAAGTACATCCAATAATGCTGAAGTAAACGAAGAATTTGTTAAGAAAGAAAaggaaataaacaacaaagccgatgaaattgaaatacaGGTCGATGACAAAGACAAGAAAGATCAAGGCGCAAAAAGTTTAGATTCGGTTGAATGTTTTAAAACTGAGATTAAGAAAGGGAAGAAAAACGATCCAAT tgcaaatataataatcggTGGACTTCAGAAAAACATTCGTCGAAGAGACGTCCAACCTGATGCAGACAACAATCTCTAG